TTCCACCAAGAAATCCATATTCTTCACCAATGGTGGTAAAGATAAAGTCTGAATGCGCCTCAGGAATATATACTTGCCCGCTATAATAGCCTTTTCCATACATCGTTCCTGATCCGATAGCAAGAATAGATTGTGAAAGTTGATAACCGATATCACCCTTATATTGAAAGGGATCAAGCCAAGAATGAATCCTATCTAATTGGTAGGTATCTAGAAAAATCAATAAAAGGTCCGGTGCTTTTGTATAAATCAGGACAAGAACCCCTAGTATAGATGAACCCATTACCCCTAATAAGCCAACGATTTTCCAGCTGATACCCGACAAAAATAACATACCAATCAATATAACGATAATGACCATTCCGGTACCAGCATCAGGCTGCAATAAAATTAAACCTAAAGGAATCGCCGTTGCAGAAAATACTTTAAAAATTAACCGAAAATCAGTTTTCAGTGAACGATCTACGTATTTCTTATTGTGATCAACGATGATTTTTGCTAAAAAGATAATTAAAAAGATTTTCATAAACTCTGAAGGTTGAATAGAACCAAACCCAGGGACTGAAAACCACGATTTAGCGCCCTTTATTTTTCGAGCAATGCTTTCAGGTGACAAGTGGAGTGTAATTAAAACGAGTATCCCAAATATATAGGAAAACAGAGAAATCTTTTTGATTTGTTCGAAATCCAGTACGTATACACAAGCTGATAAAACAATCCCAATGAAATACCAGCGAACTTGTTTGAATGCGTAATGATTTGGTGGATCAGGGAGGTATTTTTCTGAACTATATATAGAAAAACAACTAATAATCATGAATAAGAAAATGATAAATAATAAGTTTGTATCAAAATGATTTTTTCGATATGCATCTCTCATTTGGACAACTCCAGACGTAACTTAAACAATATTCTTATTATAGCAAAAGAACCCATATAGTATCTATTAATTTACAAATTTGGGTATCAAGTACTTATTTTTGGTATGATTGACTTGAAAAATTGTTCAGGGAGGGCATCGTAATGAATATTGAAGAGTTGTCGGCCTTTATTGCAGAAGTAAATAGTCAACCAAAGAACCATACCGGCTATTGTGGAAGTGACAGGAAAGAAATTCAAAAAACACTTGAGGAAGACTTTTCTGATCTTGAGCTTGAAGATTCTTTTATCGTTTTGTCCGAGAACAATCAACTAATCGCTGCGCTTGGTTTTGATATCGATAGTAAAAAACAATCGGCAGAAATCTGGGGTCCATTCATTTTAAACTCATGTCACTGGAGCGAACAGACGAATATGCTTTGGAATGAATTTATGAATAAGATGGAAAGTAGAGAAATAGGTACGTACTTTGCTTTTTATCATGAAGAGAATAAAAAAGGAATTAGATGGATGGAATCTCTAAAAGCGATGGAAACTGGCAAGCATCAAATCTTAGTCAGCAAAACAGAAGGAACGAATGGCGAGATTCTTGAAGAAATTTCGCCTCCATATTATGAAGAAGTCATTAAACTGCACGACGAGTTGTTTCCAGAAACTTATCTTACAGGTGCGGATATGATTTGCGAGTTAAGTGAAGAGAAGCGGCTTTTAATTGTCCCAGATGGTGAGCAGTCTATTCAGGGATATGTATTCCTTGAGGGAGACTGTGTGTTTCAAGAAGGAAACCTTGAATTTATTGCCGTGGCAAGGGAGCATCGAAAAAAAGGCTTAGGAAAAAAACTCGTACAGGCAGGCCTAACTTATTTGTATGAAAACATGAATGTAACCGAGGTTTCTTTATGTGTTAATGAAAATAATGCTGCGGCAATTAATCTTTATAAAAAATCAGGTTTTCATGAAGAAATGAAGCTGGTTTCATTCAAGGTTAGTGTGTAACAGGCTGATTAGCGGGGGAAAGTAAGAAGGAGGTGAAGAATATGTGTGGAAGGTATAATTTGTTTTCCGAAATGCAGGCCATTGCTGAACGTTTTCAAGCAATTGAGCAGGAGGAATTATTGGATGAACCGCGTTATAATATTGCTCCTGGTCAAAACATAACAGTGGTAATATCAGAAGAAAATAAACGTAAGTTGACCGCACTTCGGTGGGGATTAATTCCAAACTGGGCTAAGGATCCTAAAATAGGCTATAAAATGATTAATGCACGAGCGGAGACTATTGATGTAAAGCCTACTTTTAAGGGGTTGTTGAAGCGAAAGCGCTGCTTAATTACAGCTGATGGATTTTATGAATGGAAAAAAGAAAATAAGCAAAAGCAGCCGTATCACATTCATTTGAGTAATAAAGAGCCATTTGCTTTTGCAGGCTTATATGATGAGTGGGAGAATGGGGCGGAAATTATTCGGACGTGCACGATTATCACTACAGAGGCAAATGAACTAATGGCAGAGATTCATGACCGCATGCCCGTCATTTTAACCCGGGAAAATGAGAAAGTTTGGCTTGACGGTGAGATTACGGAAACAGCTGAATTAAAACGTGTATTGGTATCATACGAAGCAGCGTTCATGAATGCCTATCCAATAAGCTCTTTTGTAAACAACGCAAGGAATGAGGGAAAGGAAATACTTAATTCTTTATAATCAACTCAACGCGAAACAAAAGGATTGCCTGTAATCCAATATCGCCAAGGATAGGCAACGGCTTCTCCTGAATTACCAATGCCTATCCGCGGCCCGCATTGAATAGATTCTGGTTTATTGCCTGGAGCGATATAGAGCGGGGGCTCTGTAAAAGTTCCACCATAGTCATCCATGGTAATCCCAAGTGCCTTGGTTAATTTACCTGGTCCGCTTGTTAGCTTTCCCAGATCGGGTAATCCTCGTCGTTCATGCATAAGCGGAATTCCACTGAATGGCTCGACTGCACGTATTAAAATGGCCTCTGGAACATCTTCCACACTACTTACGACATTTACCAATGTATGTGTGTGCATCTTATACGTATAAATGAGACCTGCTTTTCCAAACATAATTTCTGTCCGCTTAGTCCTTCGGTTTCCGAAGCTATGGGCAGCACGATCTAAAGGTCCCTTATAAGCTTCCGTTTCAACAATGTATCCGGATGCAGTGCCTTCTGGCGTGGTCTTGATCAACAGACAGCCGAGTAACTCCTGTGCTAGTTCGAGCGTAGGCAGCTGAAAGAAATCCTCAGGCAATGGTGCTGGTAAATCGTTTATCAAGGTGCTTCCTCCTCTTGTACAAGTTCTTCTTTTAAAATTCCCCAAGTGCAGTCGTTAAAAACATCGAAAAGAAGAATGAGTGAAAAGGTCCAATATGTTGTCTCTATGATGAGGGAACGCAGACGGGAATAATGTACAAATCGTAGTTGAAAACAAGAGAATACCACTGGACCTTGTTTATTTTTAAACAGTTAATAAAATTATACATTCGGTTTTTTCCTTACTTTTATATATAATGACAAAGACGTCAAGAACATATGGGAAGTGGATTAAATGGAGAAGAATATTGGATTCATTGGTGGAGGAAGAATGGCTCAAGCCATGATTGAAGGGATGATCGGAGAAAGAATCGTCTTGCCTGAGCAAATCAAAGCAAGTACGGCTACAGAAGGATCACTCACGAAGTTAATTGATACATATCATATTTTAGGATCGCTAGACAATCAGGAAGTAGCAAGCTTTGCCGATTATCTTTTCTTAGCGGTACACCCTTCGCTCTATCCTGCCGTGATCGAGCAGATAAAAAATACGGTAAAAACAGACGTAATCATCATTACGATTGCTGCTGGCATCAGTATCAAGCAAGTTGAAACATCGTTTGGCAGGAAGATAAAGGTCATTAGAACGATGCCGAATACTCCTTCCCTTGTTGGAGAGGGAATGACTGCACTGAGTCCAAATTCAATCGTTAATGAAAAAGATTTAGCTGAGGTGCTTGAATTATTAAACAGCTTTGGAAAGACGCAAGTGTTTCAAGAACAGTCGATGGATGCTGTTCCGGCAATTAGTGGATCATCGCCTGCCTATGTATATATGTTCATCGAGGCTTTGGCTGATGGCGGTGTTAGAGATGGTATTCCTCGAAAAGACGCATATAAAATGGCCGCGCAGGCTGTGTTAGGTGCAGCTAAGATGGTACTTGAAACAGGTAAGCATCCTGGAGCTTTGAAGGACGATGTATGTACGCCAGGAGGTTCTACAATCGAAGCAGTGGCTGCGCTTGAATCGTCTGGTTTTAGGAAGTCCATATTAGACGCAATGAAAGCTTGTACAGATAAGAATAAAGAGATGGGAAATAAATAATGTGCCTTCCATTAAGCTGATGAGAAATTCTCGTCGGCTTTTTTGCTATTATGAAGGGTTATAAATTTTGATTTATTTTAATTTTCTTTTAATTAAGGTAAGATGATAATAGAGATTAATAGAGAAGGGTGGAACCAAGATGATTTCGTATACAAATGAGTTAAAGCGCTTACTTAGTGAGGATAGAGTAACGATCAATGAAACGGTTCTAGAACAGCATAGCCGGGATGAATCGTATCACCAGCCTAGTCTTCCTGATGTGGTCATATTTCCGAAATCAGCTGAAGAAGTCAGCGCTGTGTTAAAGTTTGCGAACGAGAACGATATACCGGTTATTGCTTTTGGACTAGGTTCTAGTCTTGAAGGCCATGTTATTCCGCAACGCGGCGGTATTTCAATGGATACCTCATTAATGAATTCTATACTTGAAATAAGAGAACGGGATTTTCTTGTCAAAGTTCAACCGGGAGTTACACGGTCACAACTTAATAAAGAATTAAAGAAATATGGTTTGTTCTTTTCCGTTGATCCAGGAGCAGATGCAACGTTGGGCGGAATGGCCGCAACCAATGCAAGCGGTACGACGTCAGTGAGATACGGAATAATGCGGGATAATGTCAGGGACCTAGAGGTTGTCCTGGCTAACGGTGATATCATTCATACAGGTAGTTTAGCAACAAAGTCTTCATCAGGACTACATTTAAATGGTTTATTTATAGGATCTGAAGGCACACTTGGTGTATTTACTGAATTAACGCTGAAAGTATATGGGATACCTGAAGTCACTATGGCAGGCAGAGCTACGTTTCCTTCCGTAGAACAAGCCGTAGAGGCGGTTAATGGCATTATGCTGGCTGGTATCCCCATTGCTAGAATAGAATTGGTAGATGCCCTTTCTATTAAACAAGTGAATCGGTCAATTAATACATCCTTTGAAGAGAAACCAACATTATTTTTAGAGTTTCATGGAAATGAAGCTGGTCTCAATCAAGATGTAGCGTTTGCCCGCGAAATCGTTGCCGATCAAGGATGTAAGGATATTCAGTTTGAAACGGATTCTATTGCTAGGAGTGAATTATGGAGCGCGCGGCATAATCTAGCGTATTCGTTCATTCATTCGTCTCCAGGTAAGAAATTAATGGTGACAGATGCGAGTGTACCGTTGGATCGTTTAACAGAAGCCATTCTTGATACCCGAAAAAAAGTGGATGCTTCGAGTATTGAGGGCGCTATTGTTGGTCATGTCGGTGATGGGAATTATCATGTTATGTTCATGATTGATTTGAAAAATCCTGAGGAAGTTTCTGAAGCAAAACGTTTAAATGAGGAAATTGTTACTTATGCACTAAATGCAGGCGGTACTTGTACAGGCGAGCACGGTGTCGGCATAGGGAAGGCTAAGTATCAGCGCCTTGAGCATGGAAAAGCCTATGATGTGATGGCGGGTATTAAGAATACACTCGATCCAAAAGGAATTCTCAATCCAGGAAAAATATTTACAGAGGAAACGTTAATTACACAATAACGTTATGGGGTGAAGTAGATGAAGGTTATTGAGTTGCCAGAGAGTTATCATCGAGAAGCTGTTCGATTATCAGAATATGCGTTTCAATATCAGGTCTCTGAAGAAAGGTTAGAAAACACCTTGCAAAAAATGAAGGACTTTCAACAAGTATTAGGTATTCTGGATGAAGAAAAGCTCGCTGCGAAACTTCAACTACTGCCCCTGAACATTAACATAGGAGATAAGCGTTTTAAGATGGGGGGCATTGCGGGTGTTGCTACTTATCCTGAGTATCGGAGAAATGGCTATGTGAAGGATTTACTTCATCATACTTTAATCATGTTGAGGGAAAAAGGCTTCAGTATCTCAATGCTGCATCCTTTTTCTGTTCCTTTTTACCGCAAGTATGGATGGGAATTATTTTGTGATCGTCTTGTATGTGAGATAGATAGTGAAAATCTAATCATGCAGGAACGAGTATATGGACGAATAAAACGATGTACGAAAGAGTCCCATAATGGAGATATTGAGGACATTTATCAACAATATGCCTCTTCGTTCAGCGGCATGCTCGTCCGGGACGCTAACTGGTGGTCATACTCCGTTTATCGGGATTATCTTGGGGCTGTTTACTATGATCCAATGCATAGGCCAACAGGATATATTCTGTACAAAATAAAAGATGGAGAAATGACGGTCGCTGAGTTCGTCCCATTGAATGCTGAAGCAAGAAAGGGATTGTGGAATTTTATTAGTCAGCATGATTCGATGATTACCAAGCTCACGATTACTACCCATAAGGATGATTCATTGTTTTATACGCTTAAAGAACCGAGGGTAAAGGCAAAAGTGACACCCTATTTTATGGTTCGTATCGTTGATGCAGAGAAATTTATTAAACAGTATCCTTTTAACTGGAGCAGTAGTGGAGAAACGGTGACTTTGACGATTACTGATAGTTTTGCTTCATGGAATAATAAAACCTTTATCCTGAAAAATAAACAGATCCAAACAATAGAGAAAAGAGATACTGGAATAGAAATGACGATCAATGAGCTATCTGCCATCCTATTCGGCTACAAAAAGATTGAAACGCTTTACAAGTTAGAGCAAGTAAAGGGGAATGAACAGGAGATTCATTCTTTCTCCGCAATCATCCCAGAACAGATGCCATTCTTTTACGATTTTTTTTAATAAAAAGCAACAATACAAAAAAGTGCTGATTTAAAATCAGCACTTTTTTTGTTTAAA
The Peribacillus sp. FSL H8-0477 genome window above contains:
- a CDS encoding FtsW/RodA/SpoVE family cell cycle protein, producing MRDAYRKNHFDTNLLFIIFLFMIISCFSIYSSEKYLPDPPNHYAFKQVRWYFIGIVLSACVYVLDFEQIKKISLFSYIFGILVLITLHLSPESIARKIKGAKSWFSVPGFGSIQPSEFMKIFLIIFLAKIIVDHNKKYVDRSLKTDFRLIFKVFSATAIPLGLILLQPDAGTGMVIIVILIGMLFLSGISWKIVGLLGVMGSSILGVLVLIYTKAPDLLLIFLDTYQLDRIHSWLDPFQYKGDIGYQLSQSILAIGSGTMYGKGYYSGQVYIPEAHSDFIFTTIGEEYGFLGGSVVITLYFILIYRIVAIALLNKGSYENLIAAGVVSMLTFHIFENIGMVMGLVPITGIPLPLLSYGGSSILGTLIALSLILNISAKTKKYMFEQDSTRDL
- a CDS encoding GNAT family N-acetyltransferase, whose product is MNIEELSAFIAEVNSQPKNHTGYCGSDRKEIQKTLEEDFSDLELEDSFIVLSENNQLIAALGFDIDSKKQSAEIWGPFILNSCHWSEQTNMLWNEFMNKMESREIGTYFAFYHEENKKGIRWMESLKAMETGKHQILVSKTEGTNGEILEEISPPYYEEVIKLHDELFPETYLTGADMICELSEEKRLLIVPDGEQSIQGYVFLEGDCVFQEGNLEFIAVAREHRKKGLGKKLVQAGLTYLYENMNVTEVSLCVNENNAAAINLYKKSGFHEEMKLVSFKVSV
- a CDS encoding SOS response-associated peptidase — encoded protein: MCGRYNLFSEMQAIAERFQAIEQEELLDEPRYNIAPGQNITVVISEENKRKLTALRWGLIPNWAKDPKIGYKMINARAETIDVKPTFKGLLKRKRCLITADGFYEWKKENKQKQPYHIHLSNKEPFAFAGLYDEWENGAEIIRTCTIITTEANELMAEIHDRMPVILTRENEKVWLDGEITETAELKRVLVSYEAAFMNAYPISSFVNNARNEGKEILNSL
- a CDS encoding DNA-3-methyladenine glycosylase, with the protein product MNDLPAPLPEDFFQLPTLELAQELLGCLLIKTTPEGTASGYIVETEAYKGPLDRAAHSFGNRRTKRTEIMFGKAGLIYTYKMHTHTLVNVVSSVEDVPEAILIRAVEPFSGIPLMHERRGLPDLGKLTSGPGKLTKALGITMDDYGGTFTEPPLYIAPGNKPESIQCGPRIGIGNSGEAVAYPWRYWITGNPFVSR
- the proC gene encoding pyrroline-5-carboxylate reductase; translation: MEKNIGFIGGGRMAQAMIEGMIGERIVLPEQIKASTATEGSLTKLIDTYHILGSLDNQEVASFADYLFLAVHPSLYPAVIEQIKNTVKTDVIIITIAAGISIKQVETSFGRKIKVIRTMPNTPSLVGEGMTALSPNSIVNEKDLAEVLELLNSFGKTQVFQEQSMDAVPAISGSSPAYVYMFIEALADGGVRDGIPRKDAYKMAAQAVLGAAKMVLETGKHPGALKDDVCTPGGSTIEAVAALESSGFRKSILDAMKACTDKNKEMGNK
- a CDS encoding FAD-binding oxidoreductase gives rise to the protein MISYTNELKRLLSEDRVTINETVLEQHSRDESYHQPSLPDVVIFPKSAEEVSAVLKFANENDIPVIAFGLGSSLEGHVIPQRGGISMDTSLMNSILEIRERDFLVKVQPGVTRSQLNKELKKYGLFFSVDPGADATLGGMAATNASGTTSVRYGIMRDNVRDLEVVLANGDIIHTGSLATKSSSGLHLNGLFIGSEGTLGVFTELTLKVYGIPEVTMAGRATFPSVEQAVEAVNGIMLAGIPIARIELVDALSIKQVNRSINTSFEEKPTLFLEFHGNEAGLNQDVAFAREIVADQGCKDIQFETDSIARSELWSARHNLAYSFIHSSPGKKLMVTDASVPLDRLTEAILDTRKKVDASSIEGAIVGHVGDGNYHVMFMIDLKNPEEVSEAKRLNEEIVTYALNAGGTCTGEHGVGIGKAKYQRLEHGKAYDVMAGIKNTLDPKGILNPGKIFTEETLITQ
- a CDS encoding GNAT family N-acetyltransferase encodes the protein MKVIELPESYHREAVRLSEYAFQYQVSEERLENTLQKMKDFQQVLGILDEEKLAAKLQLLPLNINIGDKRFKMGGIAGVATYPEYRRNGYVKDLLHHTLIMLREKGFSISMLHPFSVPFYRKYGWELFCDRLVCEIDSENLIMQERVYGRIKRCTKESHNGDIEDIYQQYASSFSGMLVRDANWWSYSVYRDYLGAVYYDPMHRPTGYILYKIKDGEMTVAEFVPLNAEARKGLWNFISQHDSMITKLTITTHKDDSLFYTLKEPRVKAKVTPYFMVRIVDAEKFIKQYPFNWSSSGETVTLTITDSFASWNNKTFILKNKQIQTIEKRDTGIEMTINELSAILFGYKKIETLYKLEQVKGNEQEIHSFSAIIPEQMPFFYDFF